In one window of Dromaius novaehollandiae isolate bDroNov1 chromosome W, bDroNov1.hap1, whole genome shotgun sequence DNA:
- the LOC112982204 gene encoding aquaporin-3-like: MGWQKDVLATFEEHLRIRNKLMRQALAECLGTLILVLFGCGSVAQTMLSKGSHGGFLTVNLAFGFAVTLGILISGQVSGGHLNPAVTFAMCFLAREPWIKLPIYALAQTLGAFLGAGIVFGLYHDAIWAFGKNQLYVTGQNGTAGIFATYPSEHLNIVNGFFDQFIGTASLIVCVLAIVDPYNNPVPIGLEAFTVGFVVLVIGTSMGFNSGYAVNPARDFGPRLFTAIAGWGTEVFWTGRQWWWVPIVAPFLGAIAGVMVYQLMIGCHDEPSPPASEQETVKLANVKHKERV; the protein is encoded by the exons ATGGGGTGGCAAAAAGATGTTCTTGCTACTTTTGAGGAGCACCTGAGAATCAGAAATAAGCTAATGCGGCAAGCGCTGGCTGAGTGCCTGGGGACACTGATTCTGGTG CTGTTTGGCTGTGGCTCTGTTGCACAGACCATGCTCAGCAAAGGGTCTCACGGAGGCTTCCTGACTGTTAACCTGGCCTTCGGCTTTGCGGTGACGCTCGGCATTTTGATCTCAGGACAGGTGTCAG GTGGACACTTGAACCCAGCTGTCACTTTTGCCATGTGCTTCTTGGCCCGGGAGCCCTGGATCAAGCTACCAATTTATGCCCTGGCTCAAACACTGGGGGCTTTCCTAGGAGCTGGCATTGTCTTTGGGCTGTACCATG ATGCTATCTGGGCTTTTGGCAAAAACCAGCTGTATGTAACAGGACAGAATGGCACTGCTGGTATCTTTGCCACCTACCCATCTGAGCATCTGAACATTGTGAATGGATTCTTTGACCAG tTCATTGGCACTGCCTCCCTGATTGTTTGCGTCTTGGCTATTGTGGATCCCTACAACAACCCTGTCCCCATAGGGCTGGAAGCTTTCACAGTTGGCTTTGTTGTCCTTGTTATTGGAACCTCCATGGGCTTCAACTCTGGCTATGCTGTCAACCCTGCCAGGGACTTTGGGCCTCGCCTCTTCACAGCCATCGCTGGATGGGGTACTGAAGTGTTCTG gaCTGGTAGGCAGTGGTGGTGGGTCCCAATTGTCGCTCCTTTCCTTGGTGCCATTGCAGGAGTGATGGTCTATCAGCTGATGATTGGATGTCATGATGAGCCTTCTCCACCTGCCTCTGAGCAGGAAACAGTCAAGCTGGCTAATGTGAAGCACAAGGAAAGGGTCTGA